One window of the Salmo trutta chromosome 35, fSalTru1.1, whole genome shotgun sequence genome contains the following:
- the LOC115175116 gene encoding cyclin-K isoform X1 — translation MIKSCSSAAPSPSSLLQMKENNHPSSGQAFLDHIKPCWYWDKKDLAHTPSQSEGLDPATEARYRREGARFIFDVGTRLGLHYDTLATGIIYFHRFYMFHSFKQFPRYVTGACCLFLAGKVEETPKKCKDIIKTARSLLNDVQFAQFGDDPKDFRHQQEEVMVLERILLQTIKFDLQVEHPYMFLLRYAKQLKGLKGDKTKVQKLVQMAWTFVNDSLCTMLSLQWEPEIIAVAVMYLAGRLCKFDIQEWTSKQSSRRWWEQFVQDVPVELLEDICHQILDLYSQGKTPIPPGLEQETKQRGPPHSPVPAPPPGPEPPQGQPPGGAPPPPPPKKNSPQGSPPRQLKRTHSSLKEEPKPPEQVGSKIPRLESPMPPLPTSQPPPDRRAPPVPPEAEPAVGTEPVPPPPSHAPPPHQPPPLPHRPPPPPPSSYIMGMSTSSSYMSGEGFQSLQSIMKTGEPSYAPMPPNYGPPMPYHPHVYPNAPPPGPPPSAYPPPNLPPPSPAYPPPGYNHSYPEYPPPPPRMPPPGMGMPPGVYPLPPGQPQVPLPPPGMPMNHGGWMR, via the exons ATGATAAAG TCTTGTAGTTCAGCGGCTCCATCACCCTCCTCGCTTCTCCAGATGAaggaaaacaaccacccctcTAGTGGTCAAGCCTTCCTGGACCATATCAAGCCATGCTGGTACTGGGACAAGAAGGACCTGGCCCACACCCCGTCCCAGTCCGAGGGCCTGGACCCGGCCACAGAGGCCCGGTACCGCAGGGAGGGGGCCCGGTTCATATTTGATGTGGGGACCAGACTCGGACT ACATTATGACACCTTGGCAACAGGTATCATCTACTTCCACCGCTTCTACATGTTTCACTCCTTCAAACAGTTCCCCAGATAT GTGACAGGTGCGTGTTGTCTCTTCCTGGCTGGGAAAGTGGAGGAGACTCCTAAGAAGTGTAAAGACATCATCAAGACGGCTCGCAGCTTACTGAACGACGTACAGTTTGCCCAGTTTGGAGACGACCCAAAG GATTTTCGCCATCAACAGGAAGAGGTTATGGTGCTAGAGAGGATCCTGCTACAGACGATCAAGTTTGACCTGCAAGTGGAACACCCTTACATGTTCCTCCTGCGATACGCCAAGCAACTCAAAGGTCTGAAAG GTGACAAAACCAAAGTTCAGAAGCTGGTGCAGATGGCCTGGACCTTCGTCAACGACAG tctgtgCACCATGCTGTCCCTGCAGTGGGAGCCAGAGATCATAGCTGTAGCGGTCATGTACCTGGCTGGACGACTGTGTAAGTTTGACATCCAGGAGTGGACGTCCAAGCAGTCTTCACGGCGATGGTGGGAGCAGTTTGTCCAGGACGTCCCAGTGGAACTGCTAGAAG ACATCTGTCACCAGATCCTGGACCTGTACTCCCAGGGGAAGACTCCCATCCCCCCAGGTCTGGAGCAGGAGACAAAGCAGAGAGGTCCACCCCACTCCCCGGTCCCTGCCCCTCCTCCAGGCCCAGAACCTCCACAGGGCCAGCCTCCAGGGGGTGCTCCACCGCCCCCTCCACCCAAGAAGAACTCACCCCAGGGCAGTCCACCGCGCCAGCTTAAACGCAcacat AGTTCTCTGAAAGAGGAACCTAAACCACCAGAACAAGTGGGTTCTAAGATTCCACGGTTGGAGAGCCCTATGCCCCCCCTGCCCACTTCACAACCCCCTCCTG ATCGTAGAGCACCACCGGTCCCTCCTGAAGCAGAGCCAGCCGTGGGGACTGAACCcgttccccctcccccctctcacgCCCCGCCCCCCCACCAGCCCCCTCCCCTGCCGCAccgcccccctcctcctccaccctctagtTACATCATGGGAATGTCCACCTCTAGCTCCTACATGTCAGGGGAAGGCTTCCAGAGCCTTCAGTCTATAATGAAGACAGGGGAACCGTCCTACGCCCCCATGCCCCCCAACTACGGTCCCCCCATGCCCTATCACCCTCACGTTTACCCTAACGCCCCACCCCCTGGCCCCCCACCCAGCGCCTACCCACCCCCCAacctgccccctccctccccagcATACCCTCCACCAGGCTACAACCACAGCTACCCTGAGTACCCCCCTCCGCCTCCACGCATGCCCCCTCCAGGGATGGGTATGCCTCCTGGGGTGTACCCCCTGCCACCAGGCCAGCCCCAGGTACCCCTGCCACCCCCTGGCATGCCCATGAATCACGGGGGATggatgagatga
- the LOC115175116 gene encoding cyclin-K isoform X2, with product MIKSCSSAAPSPSSLLQMKENNHPSSGQAFLDHIKPCWYWDKKDLAHTPSQSEGLDPATEARYRREGARFIFDVGTRLGLHYDTLATGIIYFHRFYMFHSFKQFPRYVTGACCLFLAGKVEETPKKCKDIIKTARSLLNDVQFAQFGDDPKDFRHQQEEVMVLERILLQTIKFDLQVEHPYMFLLRYAKQLKGDKTKVQKLVQMAWTFVNDSLCTMLSLQWEPEIIAVAVMYLAGRLCKFDIQEWTSKQSSRRWWEQFVQDVPVELLEDICHQILDLYSQGKTPIPPGLEQETKQRGPPHSPVPAPPPGPEPPQGQPPGGAPPPPPPKKNSPQGSPPRQLKRTHSSLKEEPKPPEQVGSKIPRLESPMPPLPTSQPPPDRRAPPVPPEAEPAVGTEPVPPPPSHAPPPHQPPPLPHRPPPPPPSSYIMGMSTSSSYMSGEGFQSLQSIMKTGEPSYAPMPPNYGPPMPYHPHVYPNAPPPGPPPSAYPPPNLPPPSPAYPPPGYNHSYPEYPPPPPRMPPPGMGMPPGVYPLPPGQPQVPLPPPGMPMNHGGWMR from the exons ATGATAAAG TCTTGTAGTTCAGCGGCTCCATCACCCTCCTCGCTTCTCCAGATGAaggaaaacaaccacccctcTAGTGGTCAAGCCTTCCTGGACCATATCAAGCCATGCTGGTACTGGGACAAGAAGGACCTGGCCCACACCCCGTCCCAGTCCGAGGGCCTGGACCCGGCCACAGAGGCCCGGTACCGCAGGGAGGGGGCCCGGTTCATATTTGATGTGGGGACCAGACTCGGACT ACATTATGACACCTTGGCAACAGGTATCATCTACTTCCACCGCTTCTACATGTTTCACTCCTTCAAACAGTTCCCCAGATAT GTGACAGGTGCGTGTTGTCTCTTCCTGGCTGGGAAAGTGGAGGAGACTCCTAAGAAGTGTAAAGACATCATCAAGACGGCTCGCAGCTTACTGAACGACGTACAGTTTGCCCAGTTTGGAGACGACCCAAAG GATTTTCGCCATCAACAGGAAGAGGTTATGGTGCTAGAGAGGATCCTGCTACAGACGATCAAGTTTGACCTGCAAGTGGAACACCCTTACATGTTCCTCCTGCGATACGCCAAGCAACTCAAAG GTGACAAAACCAAAGTTCAGAAGCTGGTGCAGATGGCCTGGACCTTCGTCAACGACAG tctgtgCACCATGCTGTCCCTGCAGTGGGAGCCAGAGATCATAGCTGTAGCGGTCATGTACCTGGCTGGACGACTGTGTAAGTTTGACATCCAGGAGTGGACGTCCAAGCAGTCTTCACGGCGATGGTGGGAGCAGTTTGTCCAGGACGTCCCAGTGGAACTGCTAGAAG ACATCTGTCACCAGATCCTGGACCTGTACTCCCAGGGGAAGACTCCCATCCCCCCAGGTCTGGAGCAGGAGACAAAGCAGAGAGGTCCACCCCACTCCCCGGTCCCTGCCCCTCCTCCAGGCCCAGAACCTCCACAGGGCCAGCCTCCAGGGGGTGCTCCACCGCCCCCTCCACCCAAGAAGAACTCACCCCAGGGCAGTCCACCGCGCCAGCTTAAACGCAcacat AGTTCTCTGAAAGAGGAACCTAAACCACCAGAACAAGTGGGTTCTAAGATTCCACGGTTGGAGAGCCCTATGCCCCCCCTGCCCACTTCACAACCCCCTCCTG ATCGTAGAGCACCACCGGTCCCTCCTGAAGCAGAGCCAGCCGTGGGGACTGAACCcgttccccctcccccctctcacgCCCCGCCCCCCCACCAGCCCCCTCCCCTGCCGCAccgcccccctcctcctccaccctctagtTACATCATGGGAATGTCCACCTCTAGCTCCTACATGTCAGGGGAAGGCTTCCAGAGCCTTCAGTCTATAATGAAGACAGGGGAACCGTCCTACGCCCCCATGCCCCCCAACTACGGTCCCCCCATGCCCTATCACCCTCACGTTTACCCTAACGCCCCACCCCCTGGCCCCCCACCCAGCGCCTACCCACCCCCCAacctgccccctccctccccagcATACCCTCCACCAGGCTACAACCACAGCTACCCTGAGTACCCCCCTCCGCCTCCACGCATGCCCCCTCCAGGGATGGGTATGCCTCCTGGGGTGTACCCCCTGCCACCAGGCCAGCCCCAGGTACCCCTGCCACCCCCTGGCATGCCCATGAATCACGGGGGATggatgagatga
- the LOC115175116 gene encoding cyclin-K isoform X3, translated as MKENNHPSSGQAFLDHIKPCWYWDKKDLAHTPSQSEGLDPATEARYRREGARFIFDVGTRLGLHYDTLATGIIYFHRFYMFHSFKQFPRYVTGACCLFLAGKVEETPKKCKDIIKTARSLLNDVQFAQFGDDPKDFRHQQEEVMVLERILLQTIKFDLQVEHPYMFLLRYAKQLKGLKGDKTKVQKLVQMAWTFVNDSLCTMLSLQWEPEIIAVAVMYLAGRLCKFDIQEWTSKQSSRRWWEQFVQDVPVELLEDICHQILDLYSQGKTPIPPGLEQETKQRGPPHSPVPAPPPGPEPPQGQPPGGAPPPPPPKKNSPQGSPPRQLKRTHSSLKEEPKPPEQVGSKIPRLESPMPPLPTSQPPPDRRAPPVPPEAEPAVGTEPVPPPPSHAPPPHQPPPLPHRPPPPPPSSYIMGMSTSSSYMSGEGFQSLQSIMKTGEPSYAPMPPNYGPPMPYHPHVYPNAPPPGPPPSAYPPPNLPPPSPAYPPPGYNHSYPEYPPPPPRMPPPGMGMPPGVYPLPPGQPQVPLPPPGMPMNHGGWMR; from the exons ATGAaggaaaacaaccacccctcTAGTGGTCAAGCCTTCCTGGACCATATCAAGCCATGCTGGTACTGGGACAAGAAGGACCTGGCCCACACCCCGTCCCAGTCCGAGGGCCTGGACCCGGCCACAGAGGCCCGGTACCGCAGGGAGGGGGCCCGGTTCATATTTGATGTGGGGACCAGACTCGGACT ACATTATGACACCTTGGCAACAGGTATCATCTACTTCCACCGCTTCTACATGTTTCACTCCTTCAAACAGTTCCCCAGATAT GTGACAGGTGCGTGTTGTCTCTTCCTGGCTGGGAAAGTGGAGGAGACTCCTAAGAAGTGTAAAGACATCATCAAGACGGCTCGCAGCTTACTGAACGACGTACAGTTTGCCCAGTTTGGAGACGACCCAAAG GATTTTCGCCATCAACAGGAAGAGGTTATGGTGCTAGAGAGGATCCTGCTACAGACGATCAAGTTTGACCTGCAAGTGGAACACCCTTACATGTTCCTCCTGCGATACGCCAAGCAACTCAAAGGTCTGAAAG GTGACAAAACCAAAGTTCAGAAGCTGGTGCAGATGGCCTGGACCTTCGTCAACGACAG tctgtgCACCATGCTGTCCCTGCAGTGGGAGCCAGAGATCATAGCTGTAGCGGTCATGTACCTGGCTGGACGACTGTGTAAGTTTGACATCCAGGAGTGGACGTCCAAGCAGTCTTCACGGCGATGGTGGGAGCAGTTTGTCCAGGACGTCCCAGTGGAACTGCTAGAAG ACATCTGTCACCAGATCCTGGACCTGTACTCCCAGGGGAAGACTCCCATCCCCCCAGGTCTGGAGCAGGAGACAAAGCAGAGAGGTCCACCCCACTCCCCGGTCCCTGCCCCTCCTCCAGGCCCAGAACCTCCACAGGGCCAGCCTCCAGGGGGTGCTCCACCGCCCCCTCCACCCAAGAAGAACTCACCCCAGGGCAGTCCACCGCGCCAGCTTAAACGCAcacat AGTTCTCTGAAAGAGGAACCTAAACCACCAGAACAAGTGGGTTCTAAGATTCCACGGTTGGAGAGCCCTATGCCCCCCCTGCCCACTTCACAACCCCCTCCTG ATCGTAGAGCACCACCGGTCCCTCCTGAAGCAGAGCCAGCCGTGGGGACTGAACCcgttccccctcccccctctcacgCCCCGCCCCCCCACCAGCCCCCTCCCCTGCCGCAccgcccccctcctcctccaccctctagtTACATCATGGGAATGTCCACCTCTAGCTCCTACATGTCAGGGGAAGGCTTCCAGAGCCTTCAGTCTATAATGAAGACAGGGGAACCGTCCTACGCCCCCATGCCCCCCAACTACGGTCCCCCCATGCCCTATCACCCTCACGTTTACCCTAACGCCCCACCCCCTGGCCCCCCACCCAGCGCCTACCCACCCCCCAacctgccccctccctccccagcATACCCTCCACCAGGCTACAACCACAGCTACCCTGAGTACCCCCCTCCGCCTCCACGCATGCCCCCTCCAGGGATGGGTATGCCTCCTGGGGTGTACCCCCTGCCACCAGGCCAGCCCCAGGTACCCCTGCCACCCCCTGGCATGCCCATGAATCACGGGGGATggatgagatga